A genomic stretch from Terriglobales bacterium includes:
- a CDS encoding TolC family protein, translating into MTPALCLVVAAVAAAPTLAQDAPGSGDQAAAQTEASPQAPPPAPSTQVQVQQAVDYSKPRSHFPNPFKPYLPRIVADPVFSNAPRIEQLMRDGKLMLSLDDAIALALENNLDLAIARYNLSIADTDILRTKAGGSARGVATGLVQGTPGGGVGGFGTGASGTGAGGTTGGAGGAGGGASGLVTSTLGVGTPVDSFDPVLSSTLNINHASFPLSNTVTTGTSTLAENFGTADFTYTQGFHTGAVMSVTFNNQRSTTNSLFGSLSPQVSSNFRLTLRQHLLAGFGFGPNTRFIRIAKHNREISDAGFKLQVIATVSQIQNIYWDLVNAYEDVKVRERSLGLADKTLSDNRKQVEIGTLAPIEIVRAESESATRNQELIVAQTNLQLQQLLIKNAITRNLNDPALATAPVIPTDSMQVPEIEPVVPISDLIKDAMSNRGELEQSRIDLVNRDINKKSARNALLPVVDFIAWYGGAGLGGDQNPLNVGLPPGTIPRSGFYNSFARLLDNSAPDYAVGLNVTIPIRNRAAQADQTRSELEYRQAQLRFQQLQNQVGIEVRNAQYALQQNRARVEAAQKGRELAQQSLGAEQKKYALGASTNFLVLQAQRDLTASESAMVSAMSAYEKSRVELDRVTGLTLQHYNIQLDDAVSGRVGTMPAVPGVMPRTDMGPPPPDQNPR; encoded by the coding sequence AGGCGGTGGACTACTCCAAGCCGCGCTCGCACTTCCCCAACCCTTTCAAACCATATCTGCCGCGGATCGTGGCCGATCCGGTCTTCTCCAATGCGCCGCGCATCGAGCAGTTGATGCGGGATGGCAAGCTGATGCTCTCGCTCGACGACGCCATCGCGCTGGCGCTGGAAAACAACCTCGACTTGGCCATCGCGCGCTATAACTTGTCCATCGCCGACACTGACATCCTGCGCACCAAGGCGGGCGGGTCGGCGCGCGGCGTGGCCACCGGACTGGTGCAAGGGACCCCGGGAGGCGGCGTGGGCGGCTTCGGCACGGGAGCATCGGGCACGGGCGCCGGCGGCACCACGGGTGGCGCGGGCGGCGCCGGCGGAGGCGCCTCCGGACTGGTCACCTCCACGCTGGGCGTGGGCACGCCGGTGGATTCCTTCGACCCGGTCCTGAGCTCTACCCTGAACATCAATCACGCCTCGTTCCCACTGTCCAACACGGTGACGACCGGCACCAGCACCCTGGCGGAGAATTTCGGGACGGCGGATTTCACTTACACGCAGGGATTCCACACGGGCGCCGTCATGTCCGTGACCTTCAACAACCAGCGCAGCACCACCAACAGCCTGTTTGGCAGCCTGTCGCCGCAAGTGAGTTCCAACTTCCGCCTGACGCTGCGTCAGCACCTGCTGGCCGGATTCGGATTCGGGCCGAACACGCGCTTCATCCGCATCGCCAAGCACAACCGGGAGATCTCAGACGCGGGCTTCAAGCTGCAGGTGATCGCCACCGTCTCCCAGATCCAGAACATCTACTGGGACCTGGTGAACGCCTATGAGGACGTGAAGGTGCGGGAGCGCTCGCTGGGGCTGGCCGACAAGACACTTTCCGACAATCGCAAGCAGGTGGAGATCGGCACGCTGGCGCCCATCGAGATCGTGCGGGCCGAGTCTGAGTCCGCCACCCGCAACCAGGAGCTGATCGTCGCCCAGACCAACCTGCAACTGCAGCAACTGCTCATCAAGAACGCTATCACCCGCAACCTGAACGACCCGGCGCTGGCCACCGCGCCCGTGATTCCCACCGACTCCATGCAGGTGCCGGAGATCGAGCCCGTGGTCCCCATTTCGGACCTGATCAAGGACGCCATGAGCAACCGCGGCGAACTGGAGCAGTCGCGCATCGACCTGGTGAACCGCGACATCAACAAGAAATCGGCGCGCAACGCCCTGCTGCCGGTGGTGGATTTCATCGCCTGGTACGGAGGCGCGGGCCTGGGCGGCGACCAGAACCCGCTCAACGTGGGGCTGCCTCCGGGCACCATCCCGCGCTCCGGCTTCTACAACTCCTTCGCGCGCCTGCTGGATAACAGCGCGCCGGATTACGCCGTCGGGCTGAACGTCACCATCCCCATCCGCAACCGGGCGGCACAGGCCGACCAGACGCGCTCCGAGCTGGAGTACCGCCAGGCGCAGCTCCGCTTCCAGCAATTGCAGAACCAGGTGGGCATCGAGGTGCGCAACGCGCAGTACGCGTTGCAGCAGAACCGGGCGCGGGTGGAAGCGGCGCAGAAGGGCCGTGAGCTGGCCCAGCAGAGCCTGGGAGCCGAACAGAAGAAGTACGCCCTGGGGGCCTCCACTAACTTCCTGGTGTTGCAGGCGCAACGCGACCTGACCGCGTCCGAGTCGGCCATGGTCTCGGCCATGTCGGCGTATGAGAAGTCGCGGGTGGAACTGGACCGCGTGACCGGGCTTACGCTGCAGCACTACAACATCCAGCTGGATGATGCGGTGAGCGGCCGCGTCGGCACTATGCCGGCCGTCCCCGGCGTCATGCCTCGCACGGACATGGGGCCGCCGCCGCCAGACCAGAACCCCAGATAG
- a CDS encoding glycosyltransferase family 2 protein — MSLALSVVIITLNEERNLGRTLESVKPLVENDKGEIIVVDSGSTDRTVEIAKSFGAKVFVEEWKGFAAQKNSAIEKAEGEWVLSLDADEEVSSELAAEVAELPSVWNFWNRQEFPTSDDALAIEMRKKGLRYFLNYPNVVGFYVKRQNLFLGRWVRQGGYWPDCKLRVFRRGAAQFEERVVHENAKLLSPKQLAFTLDHPLIHHAYPTLQIYLEHMRRYADLGAEMIKDKPRWWLWLNRWLNPPLTFFYNYVIRLGFLDRREGFLLHWNHRRYVGWKYAKALELSHSPRSRGAAEND, encoded by the coding sequence GTGAGCCTCGCGCTTTCCGTCGTAATCATCACGCTCAACGAAGAGCGAAACCTTGGGCGGACGCTCGAAAGTGTGAAGCCGCTGGTGGAGAACGACAAGGGCGAGATCATCGTGGTGGACTCGGGCTCCACCGATCGCACGGTCGAGATTGCGAAGTCGTTCGGCGCCAAGGTCTTCGTCGAGGAGTGGAAGGGCTTCGCCGCGCAGAAGAATTCGGCGATTGAGAAGGCGGAGGGAGAGTGGGTGCTGAGCCTGGACGCGGATGAAGAGGTCAGTTCCGAGTTGGCGGCCGAGGTTGCGGAACTCCCTTCCGTCTGGAATTTCTGGAACCGCCAGGAATTTCCGACCAGCGACGACGCCCTTGCGATTGAAATGCGAAAGAAGGGTTTGCGCTACTTTTTGAACTATCCGAACGTGGTTGGATTCTATGTCAAGCGGCAGAATCTTTTTTTGGGTCGATGGGTACGCCAGGGTGGCTATTGGCCCGACTGCAAGCTGCGTGTTTTTCGCCGGGGTGCTGCGCAATTCGAAGAACGAGTCGTTCATGAAAACGCGAAATTGCTGAGCCCGAAGCAGCTTGCATTCACGCTGGACCACCCACTAATTCACCACGCTTATCCGACACTTCAGATCTACCTCGAGCACATGCGCCGCTACGCCGACCTGGGCGCCGAAATGATCAAAGACAAGCCACGCTGGTGGCTTTGGCTGAACCGCTGGCTCAATCCGCCGCTGACGTTTTTCTACAACTACGTCATCCGTCTTGGCTTCCTCGACAGACGCGAGGGCTTCCTGCTGCACTGGAATCACCGGCGCTACGTGGGCTGGAAGTACGCGAAGGCTTTGGAACTTTCGCATTCACCGCGGAGTCGCGGAGCTGCGGAGAACGACTAG